The Paenibacillus swuensis genome contains the following window.
ATTATCATGAACTTTATTATTGCGCACAATACTTTTGTAGCCCGTATTCACGTCAATATCCACCCCGCCTAGAACACTTATTCCGCTTGTAGCATATATCGTGTACCAACAATTGTTGTATATGTGATTATTATCGATTGTCACGTAATCTGCAGCGAGAGCATTAACACCGGCGCCCGGCATATCATGTATAACATTGTTACTAATTATTATATGATGGAATGGATTAAGCCCTTTTTCTACAGCTGATCTGCTATCGATTGATATGCCATTGGTATTCGTATTCGTGAATCTCACATCTCCATAATTTACGGGACTACCGCTCTTGACACTGTCAACATAGTAATTATAAGCTTGATTTCCATCTTCTACTGTAAGACTTTGGTTATTTCCTTTAACCTCGATGCCGTCGATTTTAATATAATTAGCCTGTATCATGATCGCGTCCCAACCGGTTTGCGCGAACAGTACAGGATGTGCTCCTGGTGCCGCTTTATAAGTAATATATGCCGGCTCATTAGTTTCAGGATGAATCGCTCCCGACTTGGTGATCGACAACATTCGGCCTCCACCAGTGTAAGTCCAAGTCCCGTCCATTAAATAAATCGTATCGCCTGGCGCAGATAAATCTGCTGCCTTCTGTAAAGATCTGAATGGCGCATTAAGCGACTTTCCTGGATTGTCATCATTTCCGTAAGGGCTTACATAATAGTTCACGGGTTCTCCGATTGATACCCCGGTATGAAACAATTCCCCGGGACTAGCATGAATGACCGGAGCAGTTCCTGGTAGATTTGAAGCGGATACTCTGATGTTATCTACCAACACTGTCGATTCAGCATGTACACCTTTTTTAATAGTAAGCATGAATGCCGCTATTCCTGAAGTGTAGTCTATATTTCGGAGTGGTTCACTATGTACCAGCTTGGTTGAAACACCGTTGCGTTCATGGTAAAGGTCGTAACTTTTACTATCGGTATGCAACACTAGCTTTAGAGAAAAGGGTTGGTCAACATCCCAAGTGGTTCTGGCTGCCATGGAGCCACTTATGTTATTGGAGGAACGCGCATATATGTTTCCATTCTTTGAGATTAAAACCATACCGCTTCTTGAATCACCCCAAGTGCCATTGATCGAATTCAGTTCGTAGTCCGCATTCCGATCTTTAAGCGTCAAATCGGCTTCCAACGTATAACTGTTATATCGTGTGGACGCATCCGATGCCCAGCTTGGATAAACGGGGAAACCAATATCTCCTGCTTGATCCTTGTTCGTAGTCACTTCCACCCATCTGGAGCCGTTCTGCTCAACGATCTTCATAGTAGAAGGAGAAGCCGCATCAAGAAGATTAGACTTAATTACAGAACCCGTAGCTGTCCCGGCAATGATTGAATCAGAATCCGTTGTTTCAAAGGTCGTAGTTCTTAGAACGCGTACATCCGCAGCGGGCATGTAAGAATCTCTCTTATCATTAGAGTATGAAATTCTAACATCGTCATAACGTATACTGGTAGCAGTTGCAGCCGCTGTACCCACAGCTTCAATATTATAATAAGCGATTCCGGATTCTAGAAACTTATGATTGTTATAGTTCATTAAAGGCTCTCCGCTGGCTAGCATATTCGTAATGCCAGTTGCTGTATCGGTGAGGAACAGGTCGTATTTATTGATGTCCTTATAAAGGTCCAGTTTCACCTTGTAGGCGGTGCCTGCTGTCCAGTTTCCCCGTTTAGCCCAGATTGTCTGAGATATGGTTCCTGATTTCACTTGTATATCGCCGGTAGGCAAGAATTTGGCAATGGGCAAGTTCTGCAACCAGTCTCCCGGTATCACCTTCAAGTCAAATTCTTTGTCTTGATTGCTGAAAGTAATAGAACCCTCGAATGAAAACCGATTTCCGGTTAGTTGCACGCCGGAGTTTGCGCCATAATAAAATCGGGTCTTACCTTGTGCAGCAGCCGGCACGGTAATTTCCATTGCACGATTTCCGCTAGGATCCGCTACAATCTTACGCACGAAGGAAGTTTCGGTACCCACCATCGTGGGAATCGGATTTATATCCGCACCTACAGCAAACTTACCGAAATTTGGATCTGCCGTCTCGAAAGTGTGACTCTGAGTAACTGTCGTAGCCGCGGAGGCTAGATTATTAGTCGGCGGAAAGGTTACACCAATCATTGCAAGCACAAGTGTGAACATGGAGATGTAATATCGATATCTTCTCATCCTTTATTCCTCCTAATTAAAGAGAAGAAACAGATTATTATCAACCTGCTTCTCTCTATTAATGTAACAAATGTTTACTGACCGATATTTTTATTGTAAATGTCATTTACTTCTTTCTCGATCTCATCGCCGCCGTTAGCTTTAAATTTCTGGACAAATTCATCAAATACATCTGGGCTTGCTTCGCCAAGGATGATTTTCAAGTAGTAGTCATCGGTTAATTTGGTTAAATTCACCGCATGTTTTCCATAGGCATCCACAGTTGGAGCAGGAAATGGCACGTAGCCTGTTGTTTTCACACGATCCGCAAACTCATAATTAAATGCGTCATTCTTCTTGTTAAAGTCGGGTGACTCTATCATATGGAATACGGATATTCCTTTTTTGTTAGCATCGGCTGTTGTGATCGCAGGATTTAGACTTATGATGTTGCCCGACTCATCTTTCCAGTCTTCGCCTTCAACACCCCTAAATGTGGTTGTATAGTAGCTATAATCCGTAATTGAAGCCTCTGCCATTTTCAAAATGGTTTCCACTTTCCTAGGATCTTTAGCCGCTTTCGTAGTAATTCCCACAGGAACGGAGTTTACTCCCCACTGAATCGTACCGGATTTGCCGTCAGGTCCGACCGGAGGTTTCCCGAAAGCGATTTCAGCAGTTGGCTGCGATTTCTTAAGGTTCTGGAATAGCCCTCCACCCAAATCTGTTGAGATCACTGGATTTAACGTATCTCTCCAATGGTAATACATACCTTTCCCTGTTAAAGAAATCCGATTATTTAGCATCGCGTTGGATTCCGCCCAGTACCCTCCCGTATTCTCCGAAGTAATAAATTCCGGATCAATTAATTCAGCTTTATACCATTTATGAAGGAGCTTAAGCGCATCTTTCATCTCAGGTTGAATCGCGGCAAATGTAATCTTACCATCTTTCTGGATGTAATCCAGATTTACAATTCCTTTACCTGCATTCTTGAAATCAGATATTCCGGGGTGTCCGAAGGCGCCTAAAATGGCAGGTAATGCATAATCAGACAAACCATAGGTATCTTTTTTACCATTCTGATCCGGATCATTATTACGAATCTTCGTCAGTGCCTCTTCGAATTCTTGAAGTGTCTCGGGTGTTTTCGTTATCCCGACATTCTTTAACCAATCCTTGCGCCAAATCAGTGATGTGGGATAGTCGCCATTAATATTGACAGAAGGTAAAGCATAGATTTCGCCGTCACTTTTCACAGTGTTCCACAGCTCATACTTATCAATTAACGCTGCGTAGTTAGGAGCAAATTTCCTTATGGTATCTTCGGATATAGGGGCCAACACGCCATTGGATACGTACTTATTAATCGTGTTGTAATCTGGCTTAATGTACATCACGTCAGGCATTTCACCAGCTGCCAGCTTTACATTTAATGTATCCACCCATTTATTCGTGTCAATGTACCAAATATTGTATTGGGCATTGAATTTTTCAGAAACCATCTTCTGAATTTTCGTATCCGGGTCTACTTGACCAAATGAATTATACGCTAGCCAATCGATCGTTACCGGTTCCTGAGCTTCCGAAGTGCTGGTTGGCTTAGATGTTGTTTCGGTTGTATTTACCGCCTCCTTATTCGTACATGCAGCAAACATACTTGCTGCAAGCGTAAGGGTAAGAATTACACCTAGCGTCTTTGCAGTTTTTTGGGACATAGAAAACCCTCCTGTTATTTGTTTGTATAAAATCAACCCGAAAATCCGGGGAAAAACCCAGTTCAGTTATCCTTTAATGGATCCAATTAACGTTCCTTTTACGAAATACTTTTGCAAAAAGGGATACACACAGAGAATAGGCAATATGGAAACAACCAATGTGGCCAGCTTCATGGATTGTGTGTTAACATTGGCTATTCCAGTTTCCGTTCCCGCCGCGGAAACATCACCATCCAGAACAATCTTACGCAGGATCAACTGAAGAACTTGTTTATGCTCCGACTGAATGTACAACATACTATCAAACCAGGCGTTCCAATGATATACCCCTGTATATAAAGCCACCGTCGCTAAGACAGGCATGGATAATGGCAAAATAATTTTCCTTAAAATGTAGATATCATTCGCCCCATCCATCTTCGCGGATTCTTCCAGCGCTTCCGGAATTTCATGCACGAAATTTCTTACAATCAGAAGTAAGAAGGTGCTGACCGCTCCAGGCAATAGCAAGGACCAAATACTGTTCATTAACCCAAGGCCTTTCACCAACATATAAAGCGGAATCATTCCGCCTGAGAAAAACATGGTCAGAACAATAAACCCTGTCCAAAACGTTCTATGCGGCAATGTTTTTTTGGAAAGCGGATACGCCCCCAGGAACGTTAATGTAACCGTAAGTATAATGGCTAGAACGGTTCTAACGATCGTATTCTTGTAAGAAATCCATATTAATTCGTTATGGAAGACTTGTTTGTATCCCGCGAAATCGAAGGAGGTAGGGAAGAAGTGAAAGCCATAACTGTTTACTACTTCAATCGGACTCATAGACAAAGTTACAACTTGCAGAAATGGCAGTAGTGTACAAATGGAGAGTAAGGACAATATTACATATACGAAACCAATAAATATTTGATCAGACAACTTTTTTTTAGCAATCATGTTCACACGCTCCGTTCTGTCTGTACCTGTAATTCTCTAGAAAATTGTCTCATCACTGAACCGCTTTGCTATAAAGTTTGCAGTTAACACAACGATAAGCGCGATTACATTCTTGAATAAACCCACCGCAGCCGCATAGCTGTAATTCATTTTTTGAATGCCCTCTGTATACGTATAAGTTCCAATAACATCACCCACACTCATGACCTTCGCGTTGAGCATGTTATAAATCTGATCGAAGTCATCATTAATAATCTGACCTGATGTCAAGATAAGCAGGATGACAATCACCGGTGTGATGGATGGTAAAGTAATATACCAGATTTTCTTCAATCTGCTAATGCCGTCCACATCCGCCGCATCGTACATTTCGGGATTAATTCCGGCAATCGCAGCAAGATATATAATGGCGCTAAACCCTACTGTTTTCCAAATTTCGGTACTGACCAGAATCGTGCGAAACCAATCTACGCTAGCCATAAAGAAGATAGGCTTAAATTCAAGCATGGTAAGAATAATGTTGACAGGACCGCGGCTGGGAGACAGAAACTCTGTAATAATCCCGGAAAGTACAATCCACGACAGAAAATAGGGCAGATAAGTGATGGTCTGAACTGTTTTCTTAAACAATGGTTTTCTCACTTCATTAATCATGAGAGCAAGGATGATCGGAGCCGGAAAGCCAAAGAGCAACTTATAAAAATTAACAATCAATGTGTTCTTCAGGACAGGGATAAAGTACAATCCCGTAAATAACTCTTTGAAATTATCAAGTCCCACCCAAGGACTCCCGGAAATTCCCTTCATAATTTTGTAATCTTTAAACGCTATAATTACGCCGTAAATAGGAGCGTAATGAAAAATGATGTAATACAGCAATACTGGAGATAACATAATGAAGAAGTACTTGTGATCTAAGTATCTTTGGGCTGTATTTCTCCGTTTCAGAGTGCTGCTTACGCCCTGTGTTTTAATCAACTCCGTGGCCATATTATTCATCTTCCTTCTCCAACCTCTCTTCTCATTATTTATTAAATCTATTTTGTTAACGTTTTCTTTTTGTTCTGTGCCTAATTTAACCCCATGTAAACCCTTTCATCAATAGCACATTTGTGAAAATATAACGATTTACTTCTACTTACCGGGAATTTGCTCGAATTTAAAGTGATTGGAGCCGTTAAGCGAAGCATCTTTCATCCTGAAATTCAGCCTGTAAATACAATCTCCCCACACTTTATTCATCCATATATCGGGTGTATCGATTACTTCAACTGAAAACTCTAATGCCATAGCGTCATAGTGAAGCAGGACATTTCGGCCATTTTGAACGAATAGTACAATCTTTCCTTGCGCCAATTCTTCTTGCACGCAACAAGTCAGCAGATGCCACTCATTACAGGAACTTTCTTTATGAAATTGGAACTGATCTTCTACGGTGATGAGCGAGTCCAGTTTTCGTTCCAAGGCTACATTACGAATCCAATAAATCAATCCCGTTTCAAGCGGATATGCATCCGTAATATCCATTGTAAGACTTGCCCTTTCTTCATTGGAGGAATATGTAACCGATTTGGCTTTATATGCCGGACCGGGTAGCTGCTCATATCCTCGGATTGTCGGCACATTATGATAAGAGGATTTCATGGTCCATAACGAATACCGCTCTTCGCTGAACGTCTTCTTGTTATACGAATTTACACCAGCATCAATAATTACCGGTTGCCCGTCGGAATATACGATAAATTGTCCGATATCGTTGTGATTATGACTTTCATCGTTATGCCCCCCTTTAGCTGCCAGATATAGACCGGTTGACGAACCGTGTCTTTCTCTTGCTGCCATCACCTCAATACCGTCCATCCAAACATCACGTAAATAAGGCACCGTGATTTCCCGGTTAATCATTTCTTTATATAATTGGATCTCGGAAAGCATCCGAGACATAGGAAACCATGCTTGTTGCTTAAATTTCTCCTCTGAAATCTTATATTGGTTGGCTGCCTGATTCATAAGGAGTTCATCTTGAATAAATATTCCGTACTTATACGCGAGTGCCGATTGAAAAGCGTATATTTTGGCAGAACCATCGGCAAAATTTATAAAATAGGATTCATTGATATGAGTTTTATAAATAAATCTGCCTATTTCTTGTATATGCGCGTCCTTATAAATATCAATCCATCCATCTGAAGCATGATGAAGCAGCTCCAGACATTCCAGCAGCGAGCCTCCCGCGCGATCCCAATAGGATGTACCTTCGTCACAGCCGCCGTCCTTCTCATATCCATCAATGAAAACATCTAAACTGCGCATCACTTTACGGAACATCTGCGCTCTCTCTTCATGATTATCTTCCAGCAATAAAACGGCTGTAAGGATGCATGAATTTATCCAGGGATTCCAATTATTTACCGGCTGACGGGCAAATCCCATCCAGCGATAATCATCTCTTGTCATATATGGATCCAGGACGCGCGTTTGTACCGTTTCTTTAATTCGCAAGTTGACCATGGGAGCTATTTTTTCGATCTTGGCATGCAACAAATAATAGGCCCAAGAAAGGAGTGCCCCTGTTTCCGCCGATCGCAATTCAACCATGTGCTCTTTTCCATTAGGCAGCACAGCATTGTCGTTGTGCATGACGCCAATCCATGAGGTTTCTTCACAAATACACCAGATACCATTCAGAATATCATCCGTAAATCGGTCTTGATTCTCTATACATTCCGCCGTAATTAAAGTACCCAGTGCGGATCTTCTAGCTAAATAAGCGTTATCCATACGATCAAAATAACCCGTGCGT
Protein-coding sequences here:
- a CDS encoding extracellular solute-binding protein, encoding MSQKTAKTLGVILTLTLAASMFAACTNKEAVNTTETTSKPTSTSEAQEPVTIDWLAYNSFGQVDPDTKIQKMVSEKFNAQYNIWYIDTNKWVDTLNVKLAAGEMPDVMYIKPDYNTINKYVSNGVLAPISEDTIRKFAPNYAALIDKYELWNTVKSDGEIYALPSVNINGDYPTSLIWRKDWLKNVGITKTPETLQEFEEALTKIRNNDPDQNGKKDTYGLSDYALPAILGAFGHPGISDFKNAGKGIVNLDYIQKDGKITFAAIQPEMKDALKLLHKWYKAELIDPEFITSENTGGYWAESNAMLNNRISLTGKGMYYHWRDTLNPVISTDLGGGLFQNLKKSQPTAEIAFGKPPVGPDGKSGTIQWGVNSVPVGITTKAAKDPRKVETILKMAEASITDYSYYTTTFRGVEGEDWKDESGNIISLNPAITTADANKKGISVFHMIESPDFNKKNDAFNYEFADRVKTTGYVPFPAPTVDAYGKHAVNLTKLTDDYYLKIILGEASPDVFDEFVQKFKANGGDEIEKEVNDIYNKNIGQ
- a CDS encoding sugar-binding protein, with protein sequence MRRYRYYISMFTLVLAMIGVTFPPTNNLASAATTVTQSHTFETADPNFGKFAVGADINPIPTMVGTETSFVRKIVADPSGNRAMEITVPAAAQGKTRFYYGANSGVQLTGNRFSFEGSITFSNQDKEFDLKVIPGDWLQNLPIAKFLPTGDIQVKSGTISQTIWAKRGNWTAGTAYKVKLDLYKDINKYDLFLTDTATGITNMLASGEPLMNYNNHKFLESGIAYYNIEAVGTAAATATSIRYDDVRISYSNDKRDSYMPAADVRVLRTTTFETTDSDSIIAGTATGSVIKSNLLDAASPSTMKIVEQNGSRWVEVTTNKDQAGDIGFPVYPSWASDASTRYNSYTLEADLTLKDRNADYELNSINGTWGDSRSGMVLISKNGNIYARSSNNISGSMAARTTWDVDQPFSLKLVLHTDSKSYDLYHERNGVSTKLVHSEPLRNIDYTSGIAAFMLTIKKGVHAESTVLVDNIRVSASNLPGTAPVIHASPGELFHTGVSIGEPVNYYVSPYGNDDNPGKSLNAPFRSLQKAADLSAPGDTIYLMDGTWTYTGGGRMLSITKSGAIHPETNEPAYITYKAAPGAHPVLFAQTGWDAIMIQANYIKIDGIEVKGNNQSLTVEDGNQAYNYYVDSVKSGSPVNYGDVRFTNTNTNGISIDSRSAVEKGLNPFHHIIISNNVIHDMPGAGVNALAADYVTIDNNHIYNNCWYTIYATSGISVLGGVDIDVNTGYKSIVRNNKVHDNQTNVKWGAVQNYSDGNGIIIDYNKNTGKSYPAYKGKTLVENNISYNNGGSGIHSFNSANVDIINNTLYNNNLNPYLSYAQLFASRSDNINIFNNIVYARDLRPGEANYKLNSSSGSEFVIYANNLYYNGMPGVIGINDVIADPKFLSLNPLSADFLKLHSNSPAIDRGTQTLAPSEDYNKASRPKGTKFDIGAYESSYTNENPIGNDIIDIEAVRKSMIFTPKSGLAYKGTPVIDGTMDRIWGTAPVIKVNQFIDNLTAPVTSGATASTRILWDENYLYVFTEVTDPLLSKLNVIPYQQDSVEVFLDENNAKTTSHEKDDRQYRINFENEKSIGSQGNVSEFISQTAITSTGYIVEVKIPFKTIEGAEGKVIGFDSQVNDDNGVGSRTSTAIWSDPKGAGYSNTSRWGNVTLRNQTDLDAPITKLISSPLAPDGLNGWYVQPVTVTLNATDTGSGVEKTVYSVDGGLNWLPYLTPVSYQEDGKHTLFYKSVDKAGNAETTQSALIHIDQTAPNISVTGIVYGTLLNSEDVFPIIRMKDNYSGVDASMTSAYLDAVAYDVGHGIELYSLNLGNHTLVVNATDLAGNAQLTKVTFQTYASITSLQSLINRFEANHWIDNKGIANSLRMKLTHGQFTGFMEEVRAQKGKHIFSEAADYLLRDASYVMNQTHIE
- a CDS encoding carbohydrate ABC transporter permease, with protein sequence MIAKKKLSDQIFIGFVYVILSLLSICTLLPFLQVVTLSMSPIEVVNSYGFHFFPTSFDFAGYKQVFHNELIWISYKNTIVRTVLAIILTVTLTFLGAYPLSKKTLPHRTFWTGFIVLTMFFSGGMIPLYMLVKGLGLMNSIWSLLLPGAVSTFLLLIVRNFVHEIPEALEESAKMDGANDIYILRKIILPLSMPVLATVALYTGVYHWNAWFDSMLYIQSEHKQVLQLILRKIVLDGDVSAAGTETGIANVNTQSMKLATLVVSILPILCVYPFLQKYFVKGTLIGSIKG
- a CDS encoding ABC transporter permease; this translates as MNNMATELIKTQGVSSTLKRRNTAQRYLDHKYFFIMLSPVLLYYIIFHYAPIYGVIIAFKDYKIMKGISGSPWVGLDNFKELFTGLYFIPVLKNTLIVNFYKLLFGFPAPIILALMINEVRKPLFKKTVQTITYLPYFLSWIVLSGIITEFLSPSRGPVNIILTMLEFKPIFFMASVDWFRTILVSTEIWKTVGFSAIIYLAAIAGINPEMYDAADVDGISRLKKIWYITLPSITPVIVILLILTSGQIINDDFDQIYNMLNAKVMSVGDVIGTYTYTEGIQKMNYSYAAAVGLFKNVIALIVVLTANFIAKRFSDETIF
- a CDS encoding heparinase II/III domain-containing protein translates to MIFGKFGGKDLEQHLIRKEQFTLFPPVTERTFWTEIPAEVKKSLIVKGERYLAYEWPALTAEYYMEFSRTGYFDRMDNAYLARRSALGTLITAECIENQDRFTDDILNGIWCICEETSWIGVMHNDNAVLPNGKEHMVELRSAETGALLSWAYYLLHAKIEKIAPMVNLRIKETVQTRVLDPYMTRDDYRWMGFARQPVNNWNPWINSCILTAVLLLEDNHEERAQMFRKVMRSLDVFIDGYEKDGGCDEGTSYWDRAGGSLLECLELLHHASDGWIDIYKDAHIQEIGRFIYKTHINESYFINFADGSAKIYAFQSALAYKYGIFIQDELLMNQAANQYKISEEKFKQQAWFPMSRMLSEIQLYKEMINREITVPYLRDVWMDGIEVMAARERHGSSTGLYLAAKGGHNDESHNHNDIGQFIVYSDGQPVIIDAGVNSYNKKTFSEERYSLWTMKSSYHNVPTIRGYEQLPGPAYKAKSVTYSSNEERASLTMDITDAYPLETGLIYWIRNVALERKLDSLITVEDQFQFHKESSCNEWHLLTCCVQEELAQGKIVLFVQNGRNVLLHYDAMALEFSVEVIDTPDIWMNKVWGDCIYRLNFRMKDASLNGSNHFKFEQIPGK